One stretch of Roseovarius mucosus DNA includes these proteins:
- a CDS encoding ATP phosphoribosyltransferase regulatory subunit, translating to MPERAAIRAEAARLRALFEAAGALPVETSVLQPAEVLLDLYGEDIRARAYVTSDALRGEQMLRPDFTVPVVQMHMEHGAEPARYTYSGEVFRRQEEDAQRANEYTQVGFEIFERAAPEAADAEVFAMFFDILRPLGLRAATGDIGILMAAVEGLRTTERRKAALRRHIWRPRRFRALIDRFSGRAVVPEARAALLAMADPMAGAEPLIGLRGPDEIAGRITALREDAAAGPISTSEVQLLDAILAVRETSDNALERLRDIAVDMPAIHGAVDRLARRLSAMSERGLDITKLDFEASYGRTQMEYYDGFVFGFYAESRPDLPPIATGGRYDALTRQLGRGREIPAVGGVIRPGLVLGLGGAT from the coding sequence ATGCCGGAACGTGCCGCGATCCGGGCCGAGGCTGCGCGCTTGCGGGCGCTCTTTGAGGCGGCAGGCGCGCTGCCGGTGGAAACCTCTGTGTTGCAACCCGCCGAAGTGCTCTTGGACCTATACGGCGAGGATATCCGCGCACGCGCCTATGTGACGTCGGATGCCTTGCGCGGCGAACAGATGCTGCGCCCCGATTTCACCGTGCCGGTGGTGCAGATGCATATGGAACATGGCGCGGAACCTGCCCGCTATACCTATTCCGGCGAGGTGTTTCGCCGTCAGGAAGAGGATGCGCAGCGCGCCAACGAATACACCCAAGTGGGGTTTGAAATCTTTGAACGCGCCGCACCAGAGGCGGCGGATGCAGAGGTTTTCGCGATGTTCTTTGACATCCTGCGCCCGCTTGGCCTGCGTGCGGCGACGGGGGATATCGGCATCCTGATGGCGGCCGTTGAGGGGCTGCGCACGACCGAGCGCCGCAAGGCCGCACTGCGGCGGCATATCTGGCGGCCCCGGCGGTTTCGCGCGTTGATTGACCGGTTTTCAGGGCGCGCCGTGGTCCCCGAGGCGCGGGCCGCCCTTTTGGCGATGGCAGACCCGATGGCGGGGGCCGAGCCCCTGATCGGGCTGCGTGGCCCGGATGAAATCGCAGGCCGGATCACCGCGCTGCGCGAGGATGCGGCGGCGGGGCCGATTTCCACCTCTGAGGTGCAGTTGCTGGATGCCATCCTCGCGGTGCGCGAAACCAGCGATAACGCGCTGGAGCGACTGCGCGATATCGCGGTGGACATGCCCGCCATTCATGGCGCGGTGGACCGTCTGGCACGACGTCTTTCGGCGATGTCCGAACGCGGGCTCGACATCACCAAACTGGATTTCGAAGCCAGCTATGGGCGCACGCAGATGGAATATTACGATGGCTTCGTCTTTGGCTTTTACGCCGAGAGCCGTCCCGACCTGCCGCCCATTGCCACCGGCGGGCGCTATGATGCGCTAACCCGACAGTTGGGGC